The nucleotide window TTGATAAAGCCTGGGGTAGAATCTCGTTCCATCTCTTCTGCCAGCCCTGGGTGTCAGCCACTTGTGGTTCCAGTGCCATTGCCAATGAAGATGAAGGTGACGACATCAATGGCAATGACGATCGCAAACGCCAATCCCACCTGGGTGACAATCGGACGCCAGTCGTTGCCTTGTTGCGATTGGTTATAGGCAAAGAGAGCCGCTGCTGCCACCAATAACAAAAAGACACCTCGAATCAAGTTGAAAATCAGCCCCACTACATTGGCATCCAACGTATTCGTGCCACCGCCCGCTTGGGAGGTTTGCTGGGCCAGATCAATAAAGAACTGCTCTAAGCCGCTCAAGAAGATAGCCTGAGCCGGAACACTCAAGGTGTTCAGTAACGCAGTCATCGTAATAATGAGGGATGCAATATGCCAGAAAGGGATCTTTGTCCCCAGATATCTTTCTAAAATCGGTACAGCATGAATTAAGTGCCAGAGACTGATAAAAACTACACTGGCGCAACCTAAAACCGTGATCAAGATTGGATCTTTAATCAGGAGATAAATTACGACTGCCACACAAAATCCGATGAACCCTAAGTCGGTTCTAGTCACCTTAAAACCTTTCAGATCCCTTGTAGAGCGACGACGGAATTGGACTGGATCAGACTCAATTACCTGCGCTTTCGTGTTGTACATCATAGGTTTCCTATCCAGTAACTGGTGAATTAAACTTGCAACTCTTCGCGGCTGGGTTTAACAGACCCTTTAGCAGCATGGCGATTCGATGGTGGCTCAGCAGCTCGTTCATGGAGCTGAGCCTGGATGATTGATTCCATTTCTCGGACTGGAATCGTGCAATGCAAAATATCGGGAGATTGGCCCGGCACCAACCGGGCATCCAATACCTGAGCATCTTGATGATTCGGGTCAAACCCTTGGAGTAGTTGATTTCCATTGGGTAACGTCACCACCTCAAACTCATATTTGGCTTTGCTCTGACCGCTCAAAGTAAAGACAGGTTCAGCCTGACCATTAAATCGCTCTAACAGATTCTCCTGAAAGGTCGCAATCAACGCCTGAGCGCTGGCTTTGGTCGTGTATTCTTCTTTGGATTGGGGGAGCCTGCCAATGGTGGTTTTCTCATCAGAACTGAGATGATCGGTGGCGATCGCCCACTGCCCATTGGTACGATTACCTGCAAAAAGGATATTGCCTTGACGGTTGTTTAGAACAATCGCTACCTGATCTCCTTGCGCTTCCATCCGCAGAGTTTTGTGGCTGGAAATCACAATCCCTTCTGGATCAGCATCATCCGAGAGTTCATTGGTGACTCTGGCAAAGCCCACCAAAGATTCTGCACAAGAAATTTGCTGAGGATCAGCGCGTCGCGCCATAAGTTGCTCCAGCACTTTGGGCTCTGCGCTCGACTTTTCAGGTGCCCCAGATTGACCTTCTGCTGTATTCACTTCCAACTCAGCTATTGAAGAATGGGTTGGTTCTGTAATTTGCTTCTCTAAACGACTGACCGCAATTTCTAAACGATCCAGTCGTTTGGAAAGACCTTTCAGGTATGACTCAATCTGGTCAAGCTGTTCACTAATGCTGGCTTCCCGGTCCAACTCTAGGGGTTGAGATTTGTAGGTGGGATCTAGTTTTACACCCAACCTGTCTACCTTACTTCCCACGGTTACAGCCGCAGTGGCTAGAGGGTTCTCAGCCGTAACAGGCTCTGGTTCTGTTGTTGGTGTTACCGTTGAGTGCTCAGTTGGTTTCCCCTGTAAACGGCGGGTTAAATGGTCTACCTGCTCATTCTGGCGTTGGAGTTCTCGGACAATTCGTTCAATGCGTTCCTCGTCGTCCTGAGCGGTCAGGTTTTCCAACACTCCTTGCCCAACCACAATCCCCAGAGTTGCCAGTTGCCCTGCCAACCCTGCTACGTTGACTCCATTGGTTTCGCGCCCGTTCACAGCGGCGGAAGCACTTAAGCGGGATGCTTCCTCCACTGGGTTTCGGTAGCGGAAGTCTTGATGATTGGATTTAGCAGCTTTGCCTTGAGTCTGCACCTTAGATTGAGACTTGCTCTGAGCTTTCGTTGATGTTTTAGCTTGATGTTTAGCGGCCGGAGTTGGAGCAAGTTCCGAATCCCCCAAATCGTCCAAATCAGCATCTAGTAGCATTAGCATGTCTAAATCCTCGTCTGGCTCTTCATCAAAGTCACCATCGAGATCAAGAGCATCATCCAAGTCAGCATCTAGATCATCAAATTCTGCCTCTTCAAAGCCAAACATCTCAGCAATGTTGGAGGGCGTAAAGTAGTTTTTGTCCTTGTCTGTAACACCCTCTAGATTCTTGATCAGATACTTGCCGCTAGTTCTTTGGCTAGGGTCGCTGGTGAGATAGAAGCGGTAGCCTCGAATTTCATCATCATTGCCACCACCCTCACAGAGCTCAACAGTGATGGGAGCCTTGAGCGATCCTCACTGCAAGACTCGACATACGCTTTAAATTCTTCATGAGAGCCAACGCCCCCTTCCTGAAGTGCCTGGGTGATGGCTTTATCCAGGGTGCTTTCAATATGACGAAGTTTGCGGCGATCGGTCAGGTTCTGCCACGTTCGGCTTTGCCGACTCGAAGAGTCTCGCTGCTGGGAACTATGTCGCTGCTGGGGTCGAGTAGGTGCTTTAGTAGCCATAGGCAGCTCGGGAGCGCACATTGAGGTTGCTGTAAATGTCACCCTAACAAGGCGATCGCTCAGGTGACCTACGCCCAGTGGCGATTTATCCGGTATCCAGTTGGCTAGCTTACAAGCATCGCACAATGATCTCCTTTCAGATGCCGCAACTCAGAGGGCCACTTAAAGCTTGAAGCAGATGTGTCGCAAGGGTAGAGCTACTAGGCGCAAAAAAGATAGGCTTGCTACTTGACCACAAACCTATCCTGGAAATGCTGGCCATGAAGTTCGCACTCAAGGCTCAGCCAGCTATAATTGTCGAGCTAAAGAAGGACAAAAAATGCATTGCAGACATAGCGATTTTTGGATAGGTTTGTATGCCCAAGCCTGGTTGAATGGTATGGACTTAGCCAGTGATTGGGTAGAATCTTGGATGCAGCTTAGTGGCAATAAGTAACTTTATCTTCAGCAAGGCTTGCATGCTGCTTTCCGCCTCCACTGTTTGTTCTAGCCTTCTTGTTATCCCCTGAGGCAACGATTCTCTATTCTGTACAGGAGACTACTGATAGAAAACTATGCAAATTCATCTACAGGTAAAACAGGGAAATATTGCAGGAGTCGCAGCGCAAATTGCGAGCGGTGTAGATGTTGATGCTTTAGACGAGTATTCTGCTCAAACTCCCTTAATGGTTGCTGTCACGAGTCTGAATGCAGGTCTCGATATGATGCAGTTTCTAATCGACCAAGGAGCAGATATCAACGCTGTGGATGAGGAGACGCAAAAGACAGTCTTGGGCTTTGCTGTGCAAACAGGCAATCTGGATAAGGTGCGATCGCTTCTAGAGGCAGGGGCTGACATTCATTATCAGACTTCAGGTGGCTATGATGTTCTGATTAATGCTGTGCATGGTCGAGATATTGCTAGAGATCCACACTTAATCCCTCTCTTGAACTTACTGATTGAGCGAGGAGCCAAGGTTGACGGTGTGAGTCGCTATGGAGAATCAGCCCTGCGGGTCATCTCAATAGTTGGGAGATTTGATGCGGTCCAGGTGTTACTTGCAGCAGGAGCTGATGCAGAGCAACTTGCCTGGACAGACCTCATGTATGCGATCGTCTTTGAACCCTTAGCAACGGTTCACGAACTGCTGGAGCAAGGTGCGGATCTCACAGCACGGGACTGCTGGCTTAGAACTCCTTGGCTGCTCTGCTTGCAAATGGGCGATGTGGAAAAGGCGAAACTGCTCTTAGCTGCTGGCGCTAATCCTCATGATGTGGGAATTAGTGGCAAGACTGCCTTGATGTTTGCCATCGAAAGCGATTGCACAAAAATTGTGCAGTGGTTAGTTGAGCAAGGATGGAAAATTGAAGTGCCAGATGAATTTGGCGATATGCCGTTAATGGTAGCCGCAAGCAGGGGTGCAACAGATTGTGTGCAGATTTTAATCGAGCATGGCGCTGATCCCAAGCGGGCCAATCATTGTAATGATACAGCCATTAAAGTTGCGGCGAATCTACCCATTGTTCGTATCCTGGTGAATGCAGGTGAGGACATGAGTGAGATTAATGATGATATGCGGAAAATCCTCACAGAAGTCGGTGGCGAAGATCTCCAACTATCGCTAGAACAATATGTAGCCGGAAGACATCGGCGCTTTGGGCAAACTAATCCAGAAGTGATGGATATTGAGTTCTGGAAAGCGATGATTCGCTGCGGTCACCCTGCCTATTATGCTCAAGCTCAGTTCCCTGACACCGGGGACTTAGAGGAACCTGTCTGGTGCTACTACCGGTATGGCAGAACGATTACCGAGTTGCCCGATGGAAGAATCGTGGAAATCGGGGGTGAACATGAAGATTACTACGACCCAGACTTTTGTATTTACAATGATGTTGTGGTTTATGCAGGAGATGGCACATTTAAGATTTTAGGCTATCCCCAAGCAGTGTTTCCGCCCACAGACTTTCATAGAGCCACTTTAGCAGGAGACTACATCTACATCATTGGCAACCTGGGCTACGCTGAGAGCAGGATAGAGCAGGAAACGCCAGTGTATCGCTTGCATTGCCAAACCTTCCAGATTGAACAGGTAGAGACCATAGGGGATCGGCCTGGATGGATTAGCCGTCACCAAGCGGCCTACAAAGAGCCGTCGCAGATCTGGATTACAGGCGGACAAATCTACGTGAGGCGAAATGGCCAAAGTGAATATATTGAGAATCAAGCGGATTACATCCTAGATTTAACAGATTTCCGCTGGACGCGCAGAACTGACTAAAAGAATAGGAGATCTACAGCATTATGCTTGCTGATAGACTCGCAATGAACTCATGCAGACGTTGTAAACTTCAACTATCTGCGAAAACAGAGCATACTCATATGAAGTCGATGACGATCGCCGCCCAGCATGGTAGCATCCACATCCTTGAGGCCGATAGGCCTGCCACTACTTCAGAATCCAAGTCATTGCCAGTTGTGTTTGTGCATGGGATGGCTTGCTCAGCAGATATCTGGAATGCACAGATTGCTTATGCCGCCCGGATTCAACGAGCAATCGCGATCGATTTG belongs to Trichocoleus sp. FACHB-46 and includes:
- a CDS encoding ankyrin repeat domain-containing protein; the protein is MQIHLQVKQGNIAGVAAQIASGVDVDALDEYSAQTPLMVAVTSLNAGLDMMQFLIDQGADINAVDEETQKTVLGFAVQTGNLDKVRSLLEAGADIHYQTSGGYDVLINAVHGRDIARDPHLIPLLNLLIERGAKVDGVSRYGESALRVISIVGRFDAVQVLLAAGADAEQLAWTDLMYAIVFEPLATVHELLEQGADLTARDCWLRTPWLLCLQMGDVEKAKLLLAAGANPHDVGISGKTALMFAIESDCTKIVQWLVEQGWKIEVPDEFGDMPLMVAASRGATDCVQILIEHGADPKRANHCNDTAIKVAANLPIVRILVNAGEDMSEINDDMRKILTEVGGEDLQLSLEQYVAGRHRRFGQTNPEVMDIEFWKAMIRCGHPAYYAQAQFPDTGDLEEPVWCYYRYGRTITELPDGRIVEIGGEHEDYYDPDFCIYNDVVVYAGDGTFKILGYPQAVFPPTDFHRATLAGDYIYIIGNLGYAESRIEQETPVYRLHCQTFQIEQVETIGDRPGWISRHQAAYKEPSQIWITGGQIYVRRNGQSEYIENQADYILDLTDFRWTRRTD
- a CDS encoding alpha/beta fold hydrolase, producing the protein MKSMTIAAQHGSIHILEADRPATTSESKSLPVVFVHGMACSADIWNAQIAYAARIQRAIAIDLRGHGASTSPADGNYSSAACATDLFTVLEALKLDAIALVGHSYGACVALAAAATAPQ